CTATCATTCTTGCTCTGGTGTTCTGTTATCAACTTCTCTATACTTTTGATATGGTTTGCAATGTTTGTGGTGGCTCATGAATTTATCTATAGCCTACTGTCAAGCGCAATCCAAAAATGTACCAAAACGCAGTGCAAAAATGCACCACTTCGTAACACTTATTATTTAACTGAAATATCTAATAATCCAGCTTCCCTTTTTTGCTTTAATCTATAGCTTTCACCAGTCACATTTATAAGATGAGAATGATGTATCAATCTATCGAGTATAGCTGTTGTTAATGCTTCATCATTATTGAGGACCTCCTTCCACTTTGTAAAAGATAAATTAGATGTAATAATGACTGATCCAGTCTCATATTTTTTGTTAATTACCTGAAAAAACAAATTAGCTTGCGTTTCATTAAACTTAACATAACCAAACTCATCAATGACAAGTAGTCTTGGTATTCCAATAGTGCGTTTAAAGTAGCTATCAAGTCTATTTGTAGCACTTGCGGCTTCAAGCTGTATCATAAGGTCACTTGCCGTGATAAACTTAGTTTTAACCCTCTGCTGGGTTACTGCATATGCTATGGCAGTAGCAAGATGTGTTTTACCAACACCACTTGGACCAAAGAGCAATATGTTTTTATACTCATCAATAAATCGTAGTGTTAGTATCTCATTTACAAGCGTTTTATCAACAGATGAGGACTTAAAGTCAAATGTATCGATAGTCTTTAGCTTTGGCAATCCTGCCATCTTTAGCACCATTTGTCTACCTCTAAGTTCTCGACCACTATTTTCAATCTCAAATAGTTTGTATAGATACTCACTATAAGATAGCTTCTCCTCAGCAGCACTATCTGCTACATGTTGGTAATGCTCTAGCACACCAGGGAGTTTAAACTTTGAGCAATACTCAGATATATTCTCATGCAGAAGCATAATTAGCTCCTAGTATCTTTTCATAATCAGATATTGTTGTATGATATGTAATATCTATCTCTAGCTTATTTAGAGTGTGTGCTGGAGATGTTTTAGTCTCATCATTTTTTGGCTGTTCTTTAACACTTCTGTAAAAAGGTTCAAGCAGTGGTTTTTCTT
The Sulfurimonas hongkongensis DNA segment above includes these coding regions:
- the istB gene encoding IS21-like element helper ATPase IstB — protein: MLLHENISEYCSKFKLPGVLEHYQHVADSAAEEKLSYSEYLYKLFEIENSGRELRGRQMVLKMAGLPKLKTIDTFDFKSSSVDKTLVNEILTLRFIDEYKNILLFGPSGVGKTHLATAIAYAVTQQRVKTKFITASDLMIQLEAASATNRLDSYFKRTIGIPRLLVIDEFGYVKFNETQANLFFQVINKKYETGSVIITSNLSFTKWKEVLNNDEALTTAILDRLIHHSHLINVTGESYRLKQKREAGLLDISVK
- a CDS encoding DUF6868 family protein — protein: MLWCSVINFSILLIWFAMFVVAHEFIYSLLSSAIQKCTKTQCKNAPLRNTYYLTEISNNPASLFCFNL